In Metarhizium brunneum chromosome 3, complete sequence, a genomic segment contains:
- the ASS1 gene encoding Argininosuccinate synthase, whose product MSDNKRVCLAYSGGLDTSVILRYLRLEGYTVVAYLGNVGQDEDWAAVEEKALALGAERMVIEDLQQEFLEELVFRGIQCNAIYEDRYLLGTSLARPVLARALVRTAQKYNCQILSHGCTGKGNEYVLAKTMALANNDDLPGSASLPSLKVSGTHTAPGFLNSIKWSKYTNGMTIYSRSNITIVRFELAWRALDPTMSIIAPWRMPKFFNRFQGRQDLLKFAAENNIPVSSSPKSPWSLDANLAHTSAESGILEKPEVVAPKDVWTKSVDPLDAPDVPTKFSVTFKAGIPVKLDVEGGETYTNSVALFKKLNEIAGANGVGRTDLVESRYFTIPAATISPPPPKTRTCTDNIASFIGLKSRGCYDAPAHTVLRLAHVDLEGMTVDSKVRGIMAWIGNEWSQCLYNGMYFSPERELLENSIIYSQKHVNGTVNMMVYKGAAHVLSRSAPDSNLYSEEQASMDTLEGFSPEDTSGFIAIQAIRLEKYGAAKIQHGEPLV is encoded by the exons ATGTCTGACAATAAACGAGTCTGCCT TGCCTACTCTGGAG GCCTAGACACATCCGTCATACTCCGGTATCTTCGCCTTGAG GGCTACACCGTGGTTGCTTATCTCGGCAACGTCGGCCAGGATGAGGACTgggccgccgtcgaggagaagGCTCTGGCTCTCGGTGCCGAGCGCATGGTGATCGAAGACCTTCAGCAGGAGTTCCTTGAGGAACTTGTTTTCCGTGGCATCCAATGCAATGCCATTTACGAGGACCGATATCTTCTCGGAACTAGTCTTGCCCGGCCAGTATTGGCACGCGCCCTCGTCCGCACCGCCCAGAAGTACAACTGCCAGATTCTCAGCCACGGTTGCACTGGCAAGGGG AATGAGTATGTTCTTGCAAAAACCATGGCCCTAG CTAACAATGATGACCTTCCGGGATCGGCTTCACTCCCGTCTCTGAAGGTTTCCGGGACCCACACGGCGCCCGGGTTTCTCAACTCCATCAAGTGGTCAAAATACACAAATGGGATGACCATCTACTCAAGGTCAAACATCACTATT GTTCGGTTCGAATTAGCTTGGCGAGCACTCGATCCTACTATGTCTATCATCGCCCCGTGGCGCATGCCGAAGTTCTTCAACCGCTTCCAGGGCCGACAAGACCTCCTGAAGTTTGCGGCCGAGAACAACATCCCAGTTTCGTCCTCTCCCAAGTCTCCCTGGAGTCTCGATGCCAACCTGGC ACATACCTCAGCCGAATCGGGCATCCTCGAAAAGCCCGAGGTGGTTGCACCCAAGGATGTCTGGACCAAATCTGTTG ATCCGCTCGATGCGCCCGATGTCCCGACTAAGTTCTCTGTCACCTTCAAGGCCGGCATCCCTGTCAAGCTTGATGTGGAAGGCGGTGAAACCTACACCAACTCAGTCGCACTCTTCAAGAAGCTCAATGAGATTGCAGGCGCCAACGGCGTCGGTCGAACCGATCTCGTCGAATCTCGGTATTTTACCATCCCCGCCGCTACCATCagcccccctccccccaagACCCGAACTTGTACTGACAATATCGCAAGCTTCATCGGATTGAAGAGCCGAGGTTGCTACGATGCCCCAGCCCATACGGTGCTGCGTCTAG CCCACGTTGATCTCGAAGGTATGACCGTGGACTCCAAGGTTCGCGGAATTATGGCCTGGATCGGAAACGAGTGGTCCCAGTGCCTCTACAATG GCATGTACTTCTCCCCCGAGCGTGAGCTCCTCGAAAACTCCATCATCTACAGCCAGAAGCATGTGAATGGCACAGTCAACATGATGGTATACAAGGGAGCAGCTCATGTCCTTTCCCGCTCTGCGCCGGACAGCAACCTATACAGTGAGGAACAGGCTAGTATGGATACTCTCGAGGGATTCAGCCCAGAGGATACCAGTGGCTTCATTGCCATCCAGGCGATTCGCCTGGAGAAGTATGGCGCGGCCAAGATCCAACATGGCGAACCCCTCGTTTAG
- the nudG gene encoding Dynein light chain, cytoplasmic, with translation MADKQAETPAPREKLEAQIKSADMTEDMQQESIEVAQEAMSKFTIEKDIAQHIKRTFDERKGPTWHCIVGRNFGSFVTHETKHFIYFYLGHCAILLFKTQ, from the exons ATGGCGGACAAGCAGGCAGAAACTCCCGCTCCCCGGGAGAAGCTTGAAG CCCAGATCAAGTCGGCCGACATG ACCGAGGACATGCAGCAAGAGTCGATCGAAGTCG CCCAGGAggccatgtccaagttcACCATTGAAAAA GACATTGCCCAACACATCAAGCGCACA TTTGACGAGCGAAAGGGCCCGACTTGGCACTGCATTGTTGGCCGCAATTTTGGCAGCTTCGTGACCCACG AAACCAAACACTTCATCTACTTCTACCTCGGCCACTGTgccatcctcctcttcaagACGCAATAA
- the NMRAL1_2 gene encoding NmrA-like family domain-containing protein 1, which yields MSKLLVVFGATGNQGGSVINSVLDDATLRQEYKIRAVTRDASTAAAQHLLQKDIEVVTGNADDTPSVEKALQGAHTVYFLTATIYDSMLQEREISQGRRIADAAVAVGAEYLIFSTLPSIKENSGGRYSKGGHFDCKTQVEKYIRTLPVKSAFFAPGSFMQNFATNLRPNATDDGTYVLATVASPATKLPLIDITETGKYVSAILANPDAYQGKTLCAATGLYTMEEIVGIISRSTGKTVAYRQLPEDAFRKFLPPAMGDYIVHMLLNIQDFGYYGKNTEELVAWAAGQARGKLHSLEDYLAENPLELN from the coding sequence ATGAGCAAGCTCCTCGTGGTATTCGGGGCCACAGGTAACCAGGGCGGATCGGTCATCAACTCGGTCCTCGACGATGCGACTCTTCGCCAGGAATACAAGATCCGAGCAGTAACCCGCGACGCAtccacggcggcagcacaGCATCTGCTGCAAAAGGACATCGAGGTCGTCACAGGCAACGCCGACGACACACCATCGGTCGAGAAAGCCCTCCAAGGCGCACACACAGTATACTTTCTCACCGCCACCATCTACGACAGCATGCTGCAAGAGCGAGAGATTTCACAGGGTCGGCGTATCGCCGatgccgccgtggccgtgggcgcAGAGTATCTCATCTTCAGCACGCTGCCCTCCATCAAGGAGAACTCGGGCGGCAGGTATAGCAAGGGAGGGCATTTCGACTGCAAAACCCAGGTCGAGAAGTACATACGGACACTGCCGGTCAAGAGCGCCTTCTTCGCGCCGGGCTCCTTCATGCAGAATTTCGCAACAAACCTGCGGCCCAACGCCACCGACGATGGCACCTACGTACTCGCCACCGTTGCTTCTCCCGCCACAAAGCTGCCGCTCATAGACATCACCGAGACGGGCAAGTACGTCTCTGCCATCTTGGCGAACCCGGACGCGTATCAAGGCAAAACTCTCTGTGCGGCCACGGGGCTGTACACAATGGAGGAAATCGTGGGCATTATCAGCAGGAGTACCGGCAAGACTGTTGCTTACAGGCAGCTGCCGGAAGACGCGTTTCGGAAGTTCTTGCCTCCAGCGATGGGGGATTACATTGTGCATATGCTGTTGAATATACAGGACTTTGGATACTATGGCAAGAATACGGAGGAGCTGGTGGCTTGGGCGGCGGGCCAGGCTCGGGGGAAGCTGCACAGTTTGGAGGACTACCTCGCAGAAAACCCGTTGGAGCTGAACTAG
- the aclP_0 gene encoding Nonribosomal peptide synthetase aclP gives MYKTGDYANWDSAFRETSINRKDQQIKLHSFRFNLDDLEARSLKAIPECGGAAMLFRDDHLLAEYHIPSTSRSALDELDIKTFVGDALIPSRKAPENPCAAGNLSYGGRQTGL, from the coding sequence ATGTACAAGACGGGCGACTATGCTAACTGGGATAGCGCCTTTAGAGAGACCAGCATTAACCGCAAAGATCAGCAAATCAAGCTGCACAGCTTCCGGTTTAACCTCGACGACTTGGAAGCGCGAAGTCTCAAAGCCATCCCTGAATGTGGAGGTGCTGCTATGCTCTTTCGTGACGACCATCTACTGGCAGAGTACCATATACCCAGCACGTCAAGAAGTGCATTAGACGAGTTAGATATCAAGACATTCGTTGGCGATGCTCTTATCCCCTCACGCAAGGCCCCGGAGAATCCTTGTGCTGCCGGAAATCTCTCTTACGGCGGCAGACAAACTGGATTATAA
- the mrd-1 gene encoding Multiple RNA-binding domain-containing protein 1, whose translation MSTSRIFIKGLPPNITEAEFRKHFSTGNREITDVKLIPQRRIGYVGYKSVHDAAGAVKYFNRSYIRMSKITVETARPISDPASRKGHSGSRNLGAPEGHTAPRSASDHDVNTKKRKREEQETSDPRLREFLQVMKSGREGAVADDSNAAVGADHAFSHGDVTVPEGESDDEYEQIPSRGEKSRRIEPRQDKSDNVARQPPPRVEKTPKDDIEEAGENKAEGIDSEMTDQGPSATGATDDDWLRSRTNRLLDLVDPDDLASGAVLSPVDATTEQDMENDRLSSHSSDEVTPGTATEVATSKETATEDAVSAISRTSRLFVRNLPYSATEDDIRETFDKFGTLQEVHLPLTAAGATKGFAMVLFTNSSDAVRAFQALDGVTFQGRILHIIPADAKREQGLDEFGISKMPLKKQNMIRKKAEAASSSFNWNSLYMSQDAVNASIASRLGVSKSELLDPTSADAAIKQAIAETTVIQETKAYFAANGVDLDAFKSQRRGDSTILVKNFPFGTTMEELRKMFEEHGQVLRVLMPPTGTIAIVQFAQANHAKAAFGKLAYRRIKDSVLFLEKAPKHLLRGDISEQTSRQQATGVQKFTVSDLLSSGDKAEEVETTSLFIRNLNFATTTSRLAEAFESLDGFVSARVKTKMDPKKPGQTLSMGFGFAEFRSKTQAQAALKAMDGHVLDGHTLGVKASHKGQDAAEERRREDRAKKAAAQRTKIVIKNLPFQATKKDVRSLFGTYGQLRSVRVPKKADFTARGFAFADFVTPREAENALNALKDTHLLGRRLVLDFAEAEAVDAEEEIEKMQRKVGGQVNKVALQRLTGGGRKRVTIGNDEEEFDT comes from the exons ATGTCTACTTCCCGAATTTTTATCAAGGGCCTGCCCCCCAACATCACGGAGGCCGAGTTCCGTAAACATTTCTCCACCGGAAATCGAGAGATCACAGACGTCAAATTAATCCCCCAGCGTCGGATAGGATATGTGGGCTACAAGAGTGTGCATGACGCGGCTGGCGCTGTCAAATACTTCAACCGATCCTACATTCGCATGTCTAAGATAACAGTCGAGACTGCACGACCC ATCTCAGACCCAGCCTCGAGAAAAGGACACAGTGGTTCCCGTAACCTCGGTGCTCCCGAAGGTCATACTGCTCCGAGGTCAGCTTCTGATCATGATGTAAACACGAAGAAGCGGAAGCGAGAGGAACAGGAAACTTCTGATCCAAGGCTGCGGGAGTTTCTCCAGGTCATGAAGTCTGGTCGAGAAGGCGCCGTTGCCGATGACTCGAATGCTGCCGTTGGAGCAGATCATGCGTTCAGTCACGGAGACGTCACTGTTCCAGAGGGGGAAAGTGATGACGAGTATGAGCAAATCCCGTCGAGAGGAGAGAAATCAAGAAGGATAGAGCCACGCCAGGACAAGTCAGACAACGTTGCTCGACAACCGCCACCAAGGGTTGAGAAGACTCCCAAAGATGATATCGAGGAGGCTGGTGAGAACAAGGCTGAAGGAATTGATTCAGAGATGACTGATCAAGGTCCATCGGCAACTGGCGCAACTGACGACGATTGGTTGCGATCTCGGACTAATAGACTGCTGGATCTAGTTGATCCTGATGACCTTGCCTCTGGAGCAGTGCTAAGCCCGGTGGATGCTACCACAGAGCAAGACATGGAGAATGACAGATTATCGTCGCATTCCTCCGATGAGGTGACACCTGGCACAGCAACTGAGGTGGCGACGAGCAAGGAGACTGCGACGGAAGATGCTGTTAGCGCCATCTCTCGCACGTCTCGGCTTTTCGTCCGGAACCTTCCTTACAGCGCCACTGAAGATGATATACGGGAGACATTTGATAAGTTCGGGACACTCCAAGAG GTTCATTTGCCATTGACTGCTGCCGGGGCAACAAAGGGCTTTGCTATGGTGCTTTTTACAAATTCATCTGACGCGGTCCGGGCATTCCAGGCACTGGATGGGGTGACCTTTCAAGGGCGTATCCTCCACATCATTCCAGCCGATGCAAAGCGGGAGCAGGGGTTGGATGAGTTTGGCATATCTAAGATGCCTctgaagaaacaaaacatgaTACGTAAGAAAGCAGAGGCAGCttccagcagcttcaactgGAACTCCCTTTACATGAGCCAGGATGCTGTCAACGCCTCTATTGCCAGCCGACTGGGTGTCTCAAAATCCGAGCTGCTTGATCCTACATCGGCTGatgccgccatcaagcagGCCATTGCAGAGACTACAGTCATCCAAGAGACAAAGGCTTATTTTGCGGCCAATGGGGTCGATCTGGACGCCTTCAAGTCGCAGAGGCGGGGTGATAGCACCATCTTGGTAAAGAACTTTCCATTCGGGACTACGATGGAGGAGCTTCGCAAAATGTTTGAGGAGCATGGCCAAGTCCTTAGAGTTCTCATGCCCCCAACGGGCACTATTGCTATTGTCCAGTTCGCACAAGCAAACCATGCAAAGGCCGCTTTCGGTAAGCTTGCATACAGACGAATCAAGGATAGTGTACTTTTCCTGGAGAAGGCGCCCAAGCATTTGCTCAGAGGAGATATCTCGGAGCAGACTAGCCGGCAGCAGGCAACAGGGGTGCAAAAGTTTACCGTCAGTGACTTGCTGTCAAGCGGTGATAAGGCGGAAGAGGTGGAAACGACGTCTCTGTTTATCCGCAATTTAAACTTTGCCACAACCACTAGCAGGCTGGCTGAGGCTTTCGAGTCTCTCGACGGATTCGTGTCAGCAAGAGTCAAGACGAAAATGGATCCCAAGAAACCAGGCCAAACGCTTAGCATGGGGTTTGGTTTTGCTGAGTTTCGATCTAAGACCCAGGCTCAGGCAGCTCTCAAGGCAATGGATGGGCACGTACTGGATGGTCACACTCTGGGCGTGAAAGCGTCACATAAGGGCCAAGATGCGGCCGAAGAACGACGGCGAGAAGATCgagcgaagaaggcggcggcccagAGGACCAAGATCGTCATTAAGAACTTGCCTTTCCAAGCCACAAAAAAAGATGTCCGGTCACTGTTCGGGACGTACGGCCAGCTTAGATCTGTCCGCGTTCCGAAAAAGGCTGACTTTACCGCAAGAGGCTTTGCATTTGCCGACTTTGTTACTCCTCGAGAAGCGGAGAACGCGCTAAATGCGCTCAAGGATACTCATCTTCTCGGGCGCCGCCTAGTACTAGATTTTGcagaggccgaggcggttGATGCTGAGGAAGAAATCGAGAAGATGCAGCGCAAAGTAGGGGGCCAAGTCAATAAAGTAGCCCTTCAGCGACTTACAGGCGGAGGGAGGAAAAGGGTCACTATTGGcaacgacgaagaggaaTTCGACACTTAG